A single window of Aspergillus puulaauensis MK2 DNA, chromosome 5, nearly complete sequence DNA harbors:
- a CDS encoding glycoside hydrolase family 92 protein (CAZy:GH92;~COG:G;~EggNog:ENOG410PM7C;~InterPro:IPR041371,IPR014718,IPR012939,IPR008928, IPR005887;~PFAM:PF17678,PF07971;~SECRETED:SignalP(1-23);~go_function: GO:0030246 - carbohydrate binding [Evidence IEA];~go_process: GO:0005975 - carbohydrate metabolic process [Evidence IEA]), producing MILLPPMFYLLFFALLQVALVRAVDDYDVLQYINPLIGSTDGGNVFPGATIPYGMAMAVADTDSQSNQGGFTLDGSKITGFSSLHDSGTGGQPSLGNFPLFPYVSCADDQVNGCVYPKKLRKTTYDQNSVVSSPGYFGLTMDSGIQVDMTASHHTSLFRFRITSNQTSGPLILLDLSDLSDTRQDNGSVFVDETTGRLTGYARFLPSFGSGSYVPYFCADFDSDAGIRDNGIFVNSRASTDVKNVTVSRSINGYPLPAGGFVRFNQRQSHTIKARVGLSFLSIAQACHNAEHEIPNFDFNATRSAAVDLWTEKLAPIRVSRNGIDSSVLTNFYSGIYRTMVNPQNYTGENPLWSSAEPYFDSFYCLWDSFRSQIPFLTIVDPSAVTSMIRSLIDTQRHLGWLPDCRYTQGGSNADVVLADAYVKGLSDGIDWEDGYTAVQKDAEEEPYDWSNEGRGGLASWKSLNYIPVEDFDYVGFGTMTRSISRTLEYAYNDFTIAQIARGLNKTGDAEKYEGTSRYWQNLFRADQTSSISGVDTGFKGFFQPKHLNGTWGYQDPITCSSIDQSDSICSLQNTAAETFESSIWEYQFFTPHDMSTLITLLGGPDQFTRRLDYLHDQNITYIGNEPSFLTVFQYHYAGRPGKSTSRAHFYIPRFFNPTPAGLPGNDDSGAMGSFVAMAMMGLFPNPGQNVYLITAPFFESVNITSPITGRTATVRTVDFDSAYQNIYIQSATLDGKPYSKSWVGHEFFTQGSELLLVLGRNESDWGTGSDDVPPSLGVNVLDP from the exons ATGATTCTCTTGCCCCCGATGTTTTACCTGTTGTTTTTTGCACTGCTTCAGGTCGCGCTGGTCAGGGCCGTTGATGATTACGACGTGTTGCAATACATTAATCCACTCATTGGAAGCACAGATGGCG GAAATGTCTTTCCTGGGGCAACAATCCCTTATGGcatggccatggccgtgGCTGATACGGACTCCCAAAGTAACCAAGGCGGATTTACTCTAGATGGCAGTAAAATCACAGGGTTCTCCAGTTTACATGACTCTGGAACAGGAGGCCAACCCTCACTTGGGAATTTCCCGCTATTTCCCTACGTTTCTTGCGCTGATGACCAAGTCAATGGCTGCGTCTACCCCAAGAAGCTGCGGAAAACGACCTATGACCAAAATTCGGTCGTATCCAGCCCTGGTTACTTTGGTTTAACCATGGATTCTGGTATCCAAGTGGACATGACCGCATCTCATCATACCTCTCTTTTCCGCTTCCGCATTACATCTAATCAGACTTCCGGCCCCCTCATCCTGCTGGACCTTAGTGACTTGTCGGACACGAGACAAGATAACGGGTCAGTGTTTGTGGATGAGACCACCGGTCGACTCACAGGTTACGCACGCTTCCTGCCGAGCTTCGGCAGTGGCTCGTATGTGCCGTATTTCTGTGCGGATTTTGATAGTGACGCCGGGATTCGCGACAACGGGATCTTCGTTAACTCCCGAGCAAGTACCGATGTGAAGAATGTTACAGTATCCCGGAGCATCAATGGTTATCCCCTCCCG GCCGGGGGTTTTGTTCGATTCAATCAACGTCAATCCCACACCATCAAGGCCCGTGTGGGCCTGAGTTTTTTGAGCATTGCGCAGGCTTGTCATAATGCTGAACATGAAATTCCCAACTTTGACTTCAATGCCACCCGGTCTGCTGCCGTTGATTTGTGGACGGAGAAGCTAGCCCCAATCCGTGTGTCCAGGAATGGTATCGACTCTTCGGTTCTTACCAATTTCTACAGTGGAATTTACAGGACTATGGTCAACCCTCAGAACTACACTGGAGAAAACCCGCTTTGGAGTAGCGCAGAACCCTACTTCGACTCCTTTTATTG CCTCTGGGATTCGTTCCGGTCTCAGATTCCCTTCTTGACAATTGTTGATCCTTCGGCCGTGACCAGCATGATTCGCTCCTTAATTGACACACAGAGGCATTTGGGATGGCTTCCCGATTGCC GTTACACACAAGGCGGCTCCAACGCGGACGTAGTGCTTGCAGATGCATACGTAAAAGGTTTATCAGATGGCATCGATTGGGAAGATGGATACACAGCTGTTCAAAaagatgccgaggaagagccatATGACTGGTCAAATGAGGGCCGGGGAGGATTGGCTAGCTGGAAATCGCTAAACTACATTCCGGTTGAAGATTTCGATTATGTCGGCTTTGGAACCATGACACGGAGCATTTCGCGTACCTTAGAGTATGCCTACAATGACTTCACCATTGCACAGATTGCTCGTGGTCTCAACAAAACAGGGGATGCTGAGAAGTACGAAGGAACGTCCAGATATTGGCAGAACCTCTTCAGAGCCGACCAGACCTCTTCCATTTCCGGTGTCGACACTGGTTTTAAGGGTTTCTTTCAGCCGAAGCATTTAAATGGTACTTGGGGATACCAG GATCCGATAACATGCTCCAGCATCGACCAAAGTGACTCAATCTGTTCGTTGCAAAACACAGCCGCAGAAACCTTTGAGTCTAGCATATGGGAATACCAGTT CTTCACACCGCACGACATGTCCACCCTCATCACTCTCCTCGGCGGTCCCGATCAATTCACCCGCCGTCTAGACTACCTCCATGATCAAAATATCACCTATATTGGCAACGAACCCTCCTTCCTCACTGTCTTTCAATACCACTACGCAGGCCGTCCCGGCAAATCTACCTCCCGCGCCCACTTCTACATCCCAcgcttcttcaaccccaCCCCCGCTGGCCTTCCAGGTAACGACGACTCCGGTGCCATGGGCTCCTTCGTCGcaatggccatgatgggTTTATTCCCCAACCCCGGTCAAAACGTGTATCTGATAACCGCACCCTTCTTCGAATCAGTTAACATCACCAGTCCCATTACGGGGCGCACGGCTACAGTCAGAACTGTAGATTTTGATTCTGCTTATCAGAATATATACATTCAATCTGCCACGCTGGATGGGAAACCTTACTCGAAGAGTTGGGTTGGCCATGAGTTCTTTACGCAGGGcagtgagcttcttcttgttctggggAGGAACGAGAGTGATTGGGGGACGGGGTCTGATGATGTTCCGCCTTCTTTGGGGGTGAATGTTCTCGATCCTTGA
- the GCV1 gene encoding glycine decarboxylase subunit T (BUSCO:EOG09263J6Z;~COG:E;~EggNog:ENOG410PFBY;~InterPro:IPR006222,IPR006223,IPR029043,IPR013977, IPR028896,IPR027266;~PFAM:PF08669,PF01571;~go_function: GO:0004047 - aminomethyltransferase activity [Evidence IEA];~go_function: GO:0005515 - protein binding [Evidence IEA];~go_process: GO:0006546 - glycine catabolic process [Evidence IEA]) — translation MSAVRPLRRGLHLLGSRSIAQHTPVGVNGALTAVPRQLASPQGLRGALRAPVSGRSIAATLPANNGVRYASSAASSEQLRKTELYDLHVAKGAKMVPFAGFSMPLQYSDLSHVESHMWTREKASLFDVSHMVQHRLSGPGAQDLLMKITPSSLNNLQDNTSTLSCLLEEGTGGIVDDTVITRLSDDTFYFVTNAGRRDEDLAFLTAEIDAFKAANGAEKAINWEILSDRSLIALQGPQAAAALQSLIHANSSDAAASDLSTLYFGSCRALNLTLPSGQPTPEPLLISRTGYTGEDGFEISIPSSVDPTTITELLLSNPTVRLAGLAARDSLRLEAGMCLYGHDISTTQTPPAAALGWIVGKDRRDPASPSSKFNGSSTILPQIASPAKTLSQRRVGFTVEKGSPAREGAIVVDVNDESRTQIGVITSGLPSPSLGGTNIAMGYIRQGLHKKGTEVGILVRNKVRKASVVGMPWVESKFYRKA, via the exons ATGTCTGCTGTACGGCCCCTACGACGAGGTCTTCACCTCCTTGGATCGAGATCCATTGCCCAGCACACCCCCGTTGGTGTCAATGGCGCCTTGACTGCCGTCCCGCGCCAGCTTGCTTCTCCGCAGGGCCTCCGCGGCGCTCTCCGCGCTCCAGTTTCTGGACGCTCAATTGCTGCGACTCTGCCAGCCAACAATGGCGTCAGATATGCCTCGTCTGCAGCATCATCTGAGCAGCTACGAAAGACTGAGCTCTATGACCTGCACGTTGCAAAGGGTGCCAAAATGGTGCCCTTTGCGGGGTTCTCCATGCCCCTCCAGTATTCCGATCTCAGCCATGTCGAGAGCCACATGTGGACGAGAGAAAAGGCCAGCTTGTTTGACGTGAGCCATAT GGTTCAACACCGACTCAGCGGACCAGGCGCTCAGGATCTACTCATGAAGATTACACCATCGTCCCTCAACAATCTCCAGGATAACACCTCTACACTCTCTTGTCTTCTGGAAGAGGGAACTGGTGGAATTGTCGATGACACCGTCATCACCCGCCTGTCCGACGACACCTTCTACTTCGTCACCAACGCCGGCCGCCGCGACGAAGACCTCGCCTTCCTTACCGCCGAAATCGACGCCTTCAAAGCCGCCAACGGCGCCGAAAAGGCCATCAACTGGGAGATCCTTTCCGACCGCTCCCTCATTGCCCTCCAGGGTCCTcaagcagccgcagcccTCCAATCCCTCATCCACGCCAACAGCTCCGACGCAGCCGCCTCCGACCTAAGTACCCTCTACTTCGGCAGCTGCCGCGCTCTCAACCTCACCCTCCCATCGGGCCAGCCAACCCCCGAgcccctcctcatctcccgAACCGGCTACACAGGCGAAGACGGCTTCGAAATCTCCATTCCCTCCTCCGTCgacccaacaacaatcacGGAACTCCTCCTCTCAAACCCAACCGTGCGTCTCGCCGGTCTCGCCGCGCGTGACTCCCTCCGCCTCGAAGCCGGAATGTGCCTCTACGGCCACGACATCTCAACAACTCAGACTCCCCCCGCCGCAGCCCTCGGCTGGATCGTCGGCAAAGACCGCCGCGACCctgcctctccctcctccaaatTCAACGGCTCATCCACCATCCTCCCCCAGATTGCGTCCCCGGCCAAGACCCTCAGCCAGCGCCGTGTCGGCTTCACGGTAGAGAAGGGCTCTCCCGCCCGCGAGGGcgccatcgtcgtcgacgTGAACGACGAGTCTAGGACCCAGATCGGTGTTATCACCTCTGGTCTACCGAGTCCGTCGCTGGGCGGAACGAATATCGCCATGGGATACATTCGCCAGGGACTGCATAAGAAGGGGACAGAGGTTGGTATACTTGTGCGGAATAAGGTGCGCAAGGCGTCTGTTGTCGGTATGCCCTGGGTGGAGAGTAAGTTCTATCGGAAGGCGTAA
- the VMA5 gene encoding H(+)-transporting V1 sector ATPase subunit C (BUSCO:EOG092631MU;~COG:C;~EggNog:ENOG410PGJJ;~InterPro:IPR004907,IPR036132;~PFAM:PF03223;~go_component: GO:0033180 - proton-transporting V-type ATPase, V1 domain [Evidence IEA];~go_function: GO:0015078 - proton transmembrane transporter activity [Evidence IEA];~go_process: GO:1902600 - proton transmembrane transport [Evidence IEA]), producing the protein MSKLTKYLLISLPSSITPSHHRDDALETITSTVGADNGTVAPFPIPEFKIGTLDALVQQADELAKLEAACQAVVGKVGDALKNVLEGDEAQIEKMKTVNDKPVDQYLRTFSWNKVKYRADKSLSELIDLLQKEAASIDTDLRSKYSQYNQIKNTLATLQRKQTGNLSTKSLASVVDPRSLVQNSEYIETHLVAVPAQQVKEFLKTYETVAPMVVPRSATLVAQDNEFTLYGVTAFRKHSTEFVHKCREQKWIPRDFKYVEGGKEEERKEVERVGGDERKLWGETLRLGRTSWSEAVMVWVHVLVLRVFVETVLRYGLPLDFVCTLVKTPSSKQADKAKKNLDDKYSYLAGNAFGRDKKGRVKKEDPNEMHGVEGGGAEYTAYVYYDFEFN; encoded by the exons ATGTCCAAGTTAACCAAGTACCTCCTCATTTCTCTCCCCTCATCCATCACTCCCTCCCACCACCGCGACGATGCTCTCGAAACCATCACATCCACCGTCGGTGCGGACAACGGCACGGTCGCTCCCTTTCCGATTCCCGAATTCAAGATCGGCACCCTCGACGCTCTCGTGCAGCAAGCGGACGAACTGGCTAAGCTAGAGGCTGCTTGCCAAGCTGTGGTTGGTAAGGTCGGCGATGCGTTGAAGAATGTCCTGGAGGGAGACGAGGCACagattgagaagatgaagacggtgAATGATA AACCCGTGGATCAGTACCTCCGAACGTTTTCATGGAACAAGGTCAAATACCGGGCCGACAAGTCGCTATCGGAATTGATTGACCTTCTACAAAAA GAAGCTGCTAGTATCGACACCGACCTCCGATCGAAATACTCCCAATACAACCAAATCAAGAATACCTTGGCCACCCTCCAACGGAAACAAAC GGGAAATCTATCTACCAAGTCCCTTGCTTCCGTTGTCGACCCCCGCAGCCTCGTTCAGAACTCCGAGTACATCGAAACACACCTCGTTGCCGTTCCAGCGCAGCAAGTGAAAGAATTCCTTAAAACCTACGAAACCGTAGCGCCTATGGTTGTTCCCCGCTCCGCAACCTTGGTAGCCCAAGACAACGAATTCACCCTGTACGGCGTCACGGCATTCCGCAAGCACAGCACGGAGTTTGTGCACAAGTGCCGCGAACAGAAATGGATTCCCCGCGACTTCAAATACGTGGAAGgcggaaaggaagaggagcgcAAGGAGGTCGAGCGCGTGGGCGGTGACGAACGCAAGCTCTGGGGTGAGACACTGCGACTGGGTCGGACATCATGGAGCGAGGCGGTTATGGTGTGGGTTCATGTTCTTGTCCTCCGGGTATTCGTCGAGACTGTGCTCCGGTACGGTCTTCCGTTGGACTTTGTCTGCACGCTTGTCAAG ACGCCGAGCTCGAAACAAGCCGACAAAGCCAAGAAGAACCTCGACGATAAGTACTCGTACCTAGCCGGAAACGCCTTCGGACGAGACAAGAAGGGCCGTGTTAAGAAGGAAGATCCGAACGAGATGCATGGGGTGGAGGGCGGTGGCGCAGAGTACACGGCCTATGTGTACTACGATTTTGAATTCAATTGA
- a CDS encoding PaaI family thioesterase (COG:S;~EggNog:ENOG410PMV5;~InterPro:IPR029069,IPR006683;~PFAM:PF03061;~TransMembrane:1 (i64-84o)): MPSSTFIRAVPTTTRLHASYPSTKALSLARFPSLPPVTRSLQRRYQTVGTAYIQPKPRSRLRRFLGFASITTFAVTAGFLLGAAERYRSLMTLPIPTDEETLVAFTPSDELAQSVEEHIRNHPLSVSLREDPAYTESRPYLKIPEQIRSRSLTAGTLSNSKGIVVPPVAFNNKETNTLVTIFYLGPNVSGHPGLVHGGFLATLLDEGMGRCAFPVLPNKIGVTANLNIDYRRPAMANSYFVMRAQVVKSEGRKAWIEAHIETLPEEGQEPVVLVEAKSLFVEPKQAAALGDKLHKFAN; this comes from the exons ATGCCGTCCTCAACCTTTATTCGGGCGGTCCCCACTACAACCAGGCTCCATGCTTCTTATCCTTCTACAAAAGCCTTGAGCCTAGCCCGCTTTCCCAGCCTGCCTCCAGTCACACGATCTCTTCAACGCCGCTATCAAACCGTCG GTACTGCATATATACAACCTAAGCCGCGCTCACGTCTTCGTCGCTTCCTCGGATTTGCATCCATAACAACCTTCGCAGTCACTGCCGGATTTTTGTTAGGCGCCGCCGAAAGGTACCGCAGCCTCATGACTCTTCCAATTCCAACAGACGAGGAAACCCTTGTCGCATTCACCCCTTCCGATGAGTTGGCGCAGAGTGTTGAAGAGCACATTCGCAACCACCCCCTCTCCGTATCGTTGCGGGAGGATCCTGCCTATACCGAATCGCGGCCGTACCTGAAGATTCCAGAGCAAATACGTAGCCGCAGTCTCACTGCCGGTACTCTCTCGAACTCGAAAGGCATTGTTGTCCCGCCAGTTGCATTCAACAACAAGGAAACCAATACTTTGGTCACTATCTTCTACCTTGGCCCAAATGTCTCCGGCCATCCAGGCCTTGTCCACGGCGGGTTTCTAGCTACCCTGTTGGACGAGGGCATGGGACGATGCGCTTTCCCCGTCTTACCGAATAAGATCGGCGTGACTGCGAACTTGAACATCGACTACCGACGCCCGGCCATGGCTAACTCCTATTTTGTCATGCGCGCGCAGGTAGTGAAGTCGGAAGGCCGCAAGGCCTGGATTGAGGCCCACATTGAGACTCTTCCCGAGGAGGGACAGGAGCCCGTTGTGCTTGTTGAAGCCAAATCGCTGTTTGTAGAGCCGAAACAGGCAGCGGCCCTT GGCGACAAGTTGCACAAGTTTGCCAACTAG
- a CDS encoding putative neutral amino acid permease (COG:E;~EggNog:ENOG410PHGP;~InterPro:IPR013057;~PFAM:PF01490;~TransMembrane:11 (i70-92o98-120i141-160o172-193i205-226o261-280i292-315o335-354i375-399o405-427i447-465o)) — MAGLPTTNPEFDRSSLSGASADRMKDKDLENQPKAPGALSDSDSGEIGRQIELESDNSIKYRTCSWQKTAALLFSEYICLAMMSFPWSYSILGLVPGLILTVFIAGVVLYTSLIIWRFCLRHPHIRDVCDIGQHLFWGSRVVWYLTAIMFLLNNTFIQGLHCLVGAEYLNTVSGGGVCTIVFAVVTAVASLICSVPRTFNTLSKVATFSALATFVSVLLAIIFVGIEDHPAGYNTEDVGFGDPIVKAIPAAGTTYVQGMSAFLNISYTFIGQITLPSFIAEMKEPKDFWKSVTAVTIAEIILFSLVGSLVYAYTGNQYMTTPAFGSIGNEVYKKVAFSFMVPTIIFLGVLYASVSARFIFFRIFEGTRHKGNHTVVGWASWIGILAVLWTLAFIISQVIPFFQDLLSIMSSLFDSFFGFIFWGVAYLRMRYDDHGPGFYRKRGIRGWIGAISNVGLIGIGLYFLGPGTYASIESVILDYQAGKVGGAFSCANNGV; from the exons ATGGCGGGACTCCCTACTACCAACCCAGAGTTCGACCGCTCGTCGCTCTCTGGTGCTTCCGCCGACAGGATGAAGGACAAGGATCTGGAGAATCAACCAAAAGCTCCGGGCGCATTGTCCGATTCGGATTCGGGGGAGATCGGCAGACAAATTGAGCTGGAGTCGGATAACTCGATCAAGTACCGGACTTGTAGCTGGCAGAAG ACGGCTGCTCTGCTCTTCTCCGAGTATATCTGTCTGGCTATGATGTCCTTTCCTTGGTCATACTCCATCCTCGGTCTTGTTCCGGGATTGATCCTGACCGTGTTTATTGCGGGTGTCGTTCTCTATACATCGCTCATTATATG GAGGTTTTGCCTGCGTCATCCGCACATTCGCGATGTCTGTGACATTGGCCAGCACCTGTTCTGGGGCTCGAGGGTCGTTTGGTATCTAACCGCGATCATGTTCTTGTTAAACAATACGTTTATTCAG GGCTTGCATTGTTTGGTTGGTGCCGAGTACCTCAACACTGTTTCCGGCGGGGGGGTTTGCACCATTGTGTTCGCCGTCGTTACCGCAGTAGCATCTTTAATCTGTTCGGTTCCTCGTACATTTAACACACTGTCCAAGGTCGCGACCTTCTCAGCGCTCGCCACATTCGTGTCCGTTCTGTTGGCCATTATTTTCGTTGGCATCGAAGACCATCCAGCGGGATACAACACCGAGGATGTCGGATTTGGCGATCCTATCGTTAAGGCAATTCCCGCAGCTGGGACTACGTATGTCCAGGGAATGAGCGCTTTTTTGAATATCAGCTATACCTTCATCGGCCAGATCACACTGCCGAGTTTTATCGcagagatgaaggagccgAAGGACTTTTGGAAGTCCGTTACCGCCGTCACGATCGCCGAAatcatcctcttcagctTGGTCGGATCTCTCGTCTACGCATACACAGGAAACCAGTACATGACAACTCCGGCGTTCGGCTCAATCGGCAACGAGGTGTACAAGAAGGTTGCTTTCTCGTTCATGGTCCCAAcaatcatcttcctcggtgttCTCTACGCCTCCGTCTCCGCtcgcttcatcttcttccgcatTTTTGAAGGAACTCGCCACAAGGGTAACCACACTGTTGTCGGGTGGGCCAGTTGGATTGGTATTCTCGCCGTGCTGTGGACCTTGGCCTTCATCATCTCCCAGGTCATTCCCTTCTTCCAGGATCTCCTTTCCATTATGAGCTCCCTGTTCGACTCGTTCTTCGGTTTCATCTTCTGGGGTGTTGCGTACCTTCGCATGAGATACGACGACCACGGGCCAGGCTTCTACAGGAAGCGCGGCATCCGAGGCTGGATCGGAGCGATTTCAAATGTAGGCTTGATTGGAATTGGCCTCTATTTCCTAGGCCCTGGAACATAC GCTTCAATCGAGAGTGTGATCCTAGATTACCAAGCAGGGAAAGTGGGAGGCGCTTTCTCCTGTGCGAACAACGGAGTCTAA
- the MET14 gene encoding adenylyl-sulfate kinase (COG:P;~EggNog:ENOG410PG9D;~InterPro:IPR027417,IPR002891;~PFAM:PF01583;~go_function: GO:0004020 - adenylylsulfate kinase activity [Evidence IEA];~go_function: GO:0005524 - ATP binding [Evidence IEA];~go_process: GO:0000103 - sulfate assimilation [Evidence IEA]), protein MATNITYHASALTRTERSSLRNQRGLTIWLTGLSASGKSTIAVELEHQLLRERGVSAYRLDGDNVRFGLNKDLGFSDADRNENIRRIAEVAKLFADSASIAITSFISPFRADRDTARKLHEVPTPGEETGLPFVEVHIDVPIEVAEQRDPKGLYKKARDGVIKEFTGISSPYEAPEKPEVHVKNVDLPVQEAVKQIIAYLDSQGYLPPKKE, encoded by the exons ATGGCCAC GAACATCACCTACCACGCTTCCGCCCTCACCCGCACAGAGCGCAGCAGCCTGCGCAACCAGCGCGGCCTCACAATCTGGCTGACCGGTCTCTCCGCCTCCGGAAAGTCCACCATCGCCGTCGAGCTCGagcaccagctcctccgcgagCGCGGCGTCTCGGCCTACCGTCTAGACGGCGACAATGTCCGCTTCGGCCTGAACAAGGACCTAGGCTTCTCGGACGCCGACCGCAACGAGAACATCCGCCGCATTGCGGAGGTTGCGAAGCTCTTCGCCGACTCggcctccatcgccatcacctcGTTCATCTCTCCCTTCCGCGCGGACCGTGACACTGCCCGCAAGCTGCACGAGGTCCCCACGCCTGGTGAGGAGACTGGATTGCCGTTCGTTGAGGTCCACATTGATGTGCCGATTGAGGTTGCGGAGCAGCGGGACCCTAAGGGTCTGTACAAGAAAGCTCGTGATGGTGTGATCAAGGAGTTCACCGGTATTAGCAGCCCTTATGAGGCGCCGGAGAAGCCGGAGGTTCACGTCAAGAACGTGGACTTGCCTGTGCAGGAGGCTGTTAAGCAGATTATCGCATACCTGGATTCTCAGGGATACCTTCCCCCCAAGAAGGAGTAG